Proteins from a single region of Alloscardovia omnicolens:
- a CDS encoding diguanylate cyclase gives MMDVTPLYDVNLTYEDNYERGPFGDFTGEGLQRLADEQNAEAADKQEPRFDFFGQEVLSPFGIPAGPLLNERFTTAAFRAGFDIATYKTVRSRAWECNPFPNVLSVHPVSADGTLTPHSPETVEGLLADTNFGEPASISISNSFGVPSQDPDVWQPDMQRAIERAGQGQVLLASFQGSRTSDMSEEQYIADHVTTARLVLETGARVVEMNTSCPNEGHGRLLCHNPQLVGRITEAVKNEIGDVPLIIKLAFMPDDMSVETMLRETALHGSVQGFATINTISSKLVDKNGNQALPGVGRETSGVCGAAIKNAGLEMVERVRRAQHNLGISDEDFHVIGVGGVTSAADYMRYRNIGASAVMSATGAMWNARLGLDVRAVSRQ, from the coding sequence ATAATGGACGTAACGCCTTTATACGATGTCAATCTGACCTATGAAGACAATTATGAGCGCGGTCCCTTTGGTGACTTTACGGGCGAGGGCTTACAGCGTTTAGCAGACGAACAGAATGCAGAAGCGGCAGATAAGCAAGAGCCACGTTTTGACTTCTTTGGTCAAGAGGTTCTTTCTCCTTTTGGTATTCCAGCTGGACCTCTGCTTAACGAGCGTTTTACAACGGCAGCCTTTCGTGCTGGCTTCGATATTGCTACCTACAAAACTGTGCGTTCCCGCGCTTGGGAATGCAATCCATTCCCTAACGTCCTGTCTGTTCACCCGGTATCTGCTGACGGCACGCTTACTCCTCATTCTCCAGAAACTGTTGAAGGGCTGCTGGCTGACACCAATTTTGGTGAGCCGGCCAGCATTTCCATCTCGAACTCTTTTGGTGTTCCTAGTCAAGATCCTGATGTGTGGCAACCAGATATGCAGCGCGCTATTGAGCGTGCAGGTCAAGGGCAGGTTCTTCTGGCAAGTTTCCAAGGTTCACGCACATCAGATATGAGCGAAGAGCAGTATATTGCCGACCATGTGACGACTGCTCGGCTGGTGCTCGAAACCGGCGCTCGCGTTGTGGAAATGAACACGAGCTGTCCAAATGAAGGTCACGGACGACTGCTGTGCCATAATCCGCAATTGGTGGGCCGCATTACTGAAGCCGTCAAAAATGAAATTGGCGATGTGCCGCTTATTATTAAACTCGCTTTTATGCCTGATGACATGAGCGTAGAAACAATGCTGCGCGAAACTGCATTGCATGGCAGCGTGCAAGGTTTTGCCACCATTAATACTATTTCCTCAAAACTTGTGGATAAGAACGGCAATCAGGCTCTTCCGGGCGTTGGTCGTGAAACTTCAGGTGTGTGCGGTGCAGCTATTAAGAATGCTGGACTAGAGATGGTAGAACGTGTTCGTCGCGCACAGCATAATTTGGGAATATCTGATGAGGACTTTCATGTTATTGGCGTAGGTGGTGTCACATCTGCAGCTGATTACATGAGGTATCGCAATATCGGCGCATCAGCGGTAATGAGCGCAACTGGTGCTATGTGGAATGCCCGATTAGGACTGGATGTGCGTGCGGTGTCACGACAGTAA
- the gltX gene encoding glutamate--tRNA ligase → MTQDTDNNVNAGAVSSTDSKPELPENVRVRFCPSPTGTPHVGMVRTALFNWAEARHTHGTFVFRIEDTDAQRDSQESYEQILEALRWLGLTWDEGIDVGGPHGPYRQSQRTDIYKDVAAKLLDAGFAYESFSTSEEIEARNLAAGRPAAFGYDGYDRTLTEEQKQVFRDEGRKPAIRIKMPDENISFNDLIRGEIEFKAGSVPDYVIVRPNGDPLYTLTNPVDDAMMDINVVLRGEDLLSSTPRQIVLYRYLMELGIAQQVPLFGHMPYVMGEGKKKLSKRDPESNLFLHRDNGFIREGLLNYLAGLGWSIAADRDVFTMDEMIENFDVRDVKANPAHFDLDKAIAINAEHIRMLAPDDFLRRSIPYLFKDGAVSAQEWDDLTDRERQILTDSVELVQPRVRLLGEVSGMVSSLLSQEAYIEPEKDARKQLKESAGEVLDMAVKTLQEIPAEDFKAEHVHEVLTSVLVEKAGIKPRLAFGPVRVAVSGRRVSPPLFESMEILGKDLSVARLAELRKHLD, encoded by the coding sequence ATGACACAAGACACTGACAATAATGTGAACGCAGGAGCTGTTTCTTCAACAGACTCTAAACCTGAACTTCCTGAGAATGTGCGCGTACGTTTCTGCCCATCTCCAACGGGAACGCCTCATGTGGGTATGGTACGCACAGCTTTATTTAATTGGGCTGAAGCTCGTCATACTCATGGAACTTTTGTTTTCCGTATTGAAGATACCGATGCACAGCGCGATTCTCAAGAATCCTACGAACAAATTCTTGAAGCTTTGCGTTGGCTAGGTTTGACATGGGACGAAGGTATTGATGTAGGCGGTCCTCACGGTCCATATCGTCAAAGCCAGCGTACAGATATTTATAAGGATGTGGCTGCAAAGCTTCTTGACGCAGGCTTTGCTTATGAATCTTTCTCCACGTCAGAAGAAATTGAAGCACGTAATCTTGCGGCAGGACGACCAGCAGCTTTTGGTTACGATGGCTACGATCGCACCTTAACCGAGGAGCAGAAGCAGGTGTTCCGTGACGAGGGTCGTAAGCCAGCTATCCGCATTAAGATGCCGGATGAGAATATTAGTTTTAACGATCTTATTCGCGGTGAAATTGAGTTCAAGGCTGGCAGTGTTCCAGATTATGTAATTGTGCGTCCGAATGGCGATCCGCTCTATACGCTGACTAATCCTGTAGATGACGCCATGATGGATATTAATGTTGTACTGCGTGGCGAAGATTTGCTCAGTTCCACGCCTCGCCAGATTGTGCTTTATCGTTACTTGATGGAACTCGGTATTGCTCAACAGGTGCCATTATTCGGTCATATGCCATATGTAATGGGCGAAGGCAAGAAGAAGCTGTCTAAGCGCGATCCTGAATCTAATCTCTTCTTGCATCGCGATAATGGTTTTATTCGCGAAGGTTTGCTGAATTATTTGGCTGGCCTCGGGTGGTCTATCGCTGCAGATCGTGATGTTTTCACCATGGATGAAATGATTGAAAACTTTGATGTGCGCGATGTGAAGGCAAACCCAGCTCATTTCGATCTTGACAAGGCTATTGCAATCAATGCTGAGCATATTCGTATGCTGGCTCCTGATGATTTCTTGCGTCGTTCCATTCCATACTTGTTTAAGGATGGTGCCGTTTCCGCTCAAGAATGGGATGATTTAACGGATCGTGAACGTCAGATTTTGACGGATTCTGTGGAACTTGTTCAGCCTCGTGTGCGTCTGCTGGGAGAAGTTTCCGGCATGGTGTCTAGCTTGCTTTCTCAGGAAGCGTATATTGAGCCAGAAAAGGACGCGCGCAAGCAGCTCAAGGAATCAGCAGGTGAAGTGCTTGATATGGCTGTAAAGACTCTGCAAGAGATTCCTGCTGAGGATTTCAAAGCTGAACACGTGCACGAAGTGTTGACCTCAGTGCTCGTGGAAAAGGCAGGAATTAAGCCACGTTTAGCCTTTGGTCCTGTGCGTGTTGCAGTTTCTGGACGCCGAGTATCTCCACCTTTGTTTGAGTCTATGGAGATCTTAGGGAAGGACTTGAGCGTGGCGCGACTCGCCGAGTTGCGTAAGCATCTTGATTAG
- a CDS encoding metallophosphoesterase, whose amino-acid sequence MAKNSDTRSEHTEPEATDVSKTMASVSVSARLGQLQFHASGKFRILQISDIQDGPKVSKDTVKLIAAACDAARPDIVIFTGNQIAGYDTAYSPTFVKRHWFDRATQPSDADKERTRQIVRGTLTQFLQPLVDRRIPFAVTFGNHDFQCGLSLEELTDIYREFPGCVNPSLREGGDQEVSLLKNQQIYNSGEAGTFALAVRDEYNNSNLMGITVINSGDYAREGGYAQPSARAMQFLKHAVRQMNVRAIAFQHMPVHKYYDLLQPVPATTVNAIQGYRSFESHSYVLDDKRTLPGSYLGEGISCPDKDSGEFRFLQEHNYFALAAAHDHRNALAGVVDGLLLTSTPTAGFNTYGPNPEKRAARLFEFDVRHPFEPRTQLLEFGELVGKPSGNKAYALASTYMPNNTGEAINLLRKPKVLASVAAVLAGIVSFMTFRKRK is encoded by the coding sequence ATGGCTAAAAATTCAGACACACGGAGTGAACATACAGAGCCTGAAGCTACTGATGTGTCAAAAACTATGGCATCTGTATCCGTGTCTGCGCGCTTAGGACAATTGCAGTTCCACGCATCGGGAAAATTCCGCATTCTGCAAATCAGTGACATTCAAGACGGGCCTAAAGTTTCCAAAGATACAGTCAAACTTATTGCTGCAGCTTGTGATGCTGCTCGTCCGGATATTGTTATTTTTACGGGCAATCAAATTGCTGGCTACGATACCGCTTATTCTCCAACTTTCGTGAAGCGACACTGGTTTGACCGAGCAACACAACCAAGCGATGCGGATAAAGAGCGCACACGTCAAATTGTGCGTGGAACTCTTACTCAGTTCTTGCAACCTCTGGTCGATCGTCGCATTCCTTTTGCTGTGACTTTCGGTAATCATGATTTTCAATGTGGATTAAGCCTTGAAGAGCTTACTGATATTTATCGTGAATTTCCTGGGTGTGTTAATCCGTCTCTTCGTGAAGGGGGCGACCAGGAAGTATCGTTGCTCAAAAATCAGCAGATATATAACTCTGGCGAAGCTGGAACCTTTGCTCTTGCTGTGCGTGATGAATACAATAACAGCAACCTCATGGGCATTACAGTTATTAATTCAGGTGATTATGCCCGTGAAGGAGGCTATGCTCAGCCAAGTGCACGTGCTATGCAATTCCTGAAGCACGCTGTACGTCAGATGAATGTGAGGGCTATTGCTTTTCAGCATATGCCTGTGCATAAATATTATGATTTATTGCAGCCAGTACCAGCTACTACGGTGAATGCCATTCAAGGGTATCGCTCTTTCGAATCGCATAGCTATGTGCTCGATGATAAGCGGACTCTGCCAGGAAGTTATTTAGGCGAAGGTATTAGCTGCCCGGATAAAGACAGTGGTGAATTCCGTTTCCTTCAAGAACATAATTATTTTGCTCTTGCTGCTGCGCATGATCATCGCAATGCTTTAGCCGGTGTTGTAGATGGTTTACTGCTGACAAGCACTCCAACAGCAGGTTTCAATACTTACGGACCTAATCCTGAGAAGCGAGCGGCCCGATTGTTTGAGTTTGATGTGCGGCATCCATTTGAACCGCGCACGCAGCTCTTAGAATTTGGTGAACTGGTCGGAAAGCCGTCGGGCAATAAGGCTTATGCTTTAGCTAGTACGTATATGCCAAATAATACGGGTGAGGCTATTAACTTATTGCGTAAGCCGAAAGTGCTCGCGAGCGTGGCTGCAGTTCTGGCGGGGATTGTGTCGTTTATGACTTTTAGAAAGCGCAAATAA
- a CDS encoding DUF805 domain-containing protein — MVTLTYSPAYGEPPMHQPFYGANPAQATKRFFMKYANFTGRASRSEFWWPLLVIWGCLQVSNIVGTVFSRVEIAAGIFDVLLIIGSITPFFAVATRRMHDINLSGKWLWLLLGASTLGIYIFLIIVIQTLGYALTETPSSAPIFITIFMMLLGFLATTICWITFVVFMAKPSVDAGVRFDVIRTVIPVVTGAPQTAPPDMPLPYQS, encoded by the coding sequence ATGGTTACACTTACATATTCACCGGCTTATGGTGAACCACCAATGCATCAACCTTTTTATGGCGCTAATCCTGCGCAGGCCACAAAACGCTTCTTTATGAAGTACGCAAATTTTACAGGGCGCGCTTCGCGTAGTGAATTCTGGTGGCCACTGCTCGTTATATGGGGATGTTTACAAGTATCAAATATTGTGGGAACTGTTTTTTCACGAGTCGAGATTGCAGCCGGTATCTTTGATGTTCTCCTCATCATTGGCAGCATCACGCCATTTTTTGCTGTAGCAACCAGACGTATGCACGATATTAATCTATCAGGCAAATGGTTGTGGCTTTTATTGGGTGCAAGCACTCTGGGTATATATATCTTTCTGATTATTGTCATTCAGACACTGGGCTACGCATTAACAGAAACACCATCATCTGCACCGATTTTCATTACGATTTTTATGATGCTGTTAGGATTTTTAGCCACTACTATATGCTGGATTACTTTTGTTGTTTTTATGGCTAAACCAAGTGTGGATGCAGGAGTGCGTTTTGACGTGATTCGCACAGTTATTCCAGTCGTTACCGGCGCACCTCAAACTGCGCCACCTGATATGCCCCTGCCATATCAGTCATAA
- the murA gene encoding UDP-N-acetylglucosamine 1-carboxyvinyltransferase: protein MEMTREDDVLHVVGGKPLGGEIKVRGAKNLVSKAMVAALLAPGTSVLKNVPEIRDVQVVSDLLRLHGVDTTVDGKSGVVTIDASHVAMPAVADVETLSGSSRIPILFSGPLLHRLGEAFIPTLGGCRIGDRPIDYHLETLRKLGAEVDKEHEDGIHITAPHGLKGTKIHLPYPSVGATEQTLLAAVLAEGKTELSGAAIEPEIMDLIAILQKMGAVISVDVDRTIRIEGVKQLKGYTHTALTDRIEAASWAAAALATRGDIFVKGATQPEMMTFLNVYRKIGGEFNVTDEGIRFWHPGGDLKPVAIETDVHPGFMTDWQQPLVVALTQAKGLSIVHETVYENRFGFTEPLVKMGATVQLYRECLGSLPCRFEQHNFEHSAVIFGQTPLEGRDIDVPDLRGGFSHLIAALTATGESNVRGISLIDRGYADFRGKLAALGADFN from the coding sequence ATGGAGATGACACGCGAAGACGATGTATTGCATGTTGTAGGCGGTAAGCCTCTTGGTGGCGAAATTAAAGTGCGCGGTGCAAAAAATCTTGTATCCAAAGCAATGGTCGCTGCCTTGCTCGCTCCAGGAACGTCGGTGCTGAAAAATGTGCCTGAAATTCGCGATGTTCAGGTTGTATCTGATTTATTGCGTTTGCATGGTGTAGATACGACTGTTGATGGCAAATCAGGCGTGGTAACGATTGATGCATCTCATGTGGCTATGCCGGCCGTTGCAGATGTAGAAACTTTGTCAGGCTCTTCACGTATTCCAATTCTATTCTCGGGTCCACTGCTACATCGCTTAGGCGAAGCCTTTATTCCTACTCTGGGTGGATGCCGTATTGGAGATCGTCCAATTGACTATCATTTAGAAACTTTGCGCAAGCTGGGCGCTGAAGTTGATAAAGAGCATGAAGACGGCATTCATATTACTGCACCGCACGGCTTAAAAGGTACCAAAATCCATCTTCCATATCCTTCTGTGGGTGCTACCGAACAGACTTTGCTGGCAGCTGTATTAGCTGAAGGTAAAACTGAATTATCTGGTGCTGCTATTGAGCCAGAAATTATGGATTTGATTGCTATTTTGCAGAAGATGGGTGCTGTTATTTCTGTAGATGTGGATCGCACAATTCGTATTGAAGGCGTGAAACAGCTGAAGGGATACACTCATACGGCATTAACAGATCGTATTGAAGCTGCATCATGGGCTGCGGCTGCGCTGGCTACGCGAGGAGATATTTTCGTCAAGGGCGCTACTCAGCCAGAAATGATGACTTTCTTGAATGTGTATCGCAAGATTGGCGGCGAATTTAATGTGACAGATGAAGGCATCCGTTTCTGGCATCCTGGTGGTGATTTGAAGCCAGTTGCAATAGAAACCGATGTGCATCCAGGTTTTATGACCGATTGGCAGCAGCCTTTGGTTGTGGCTCTTACTCAGGCAAAAGGTCTGTCTATTGTGCATGAAACTGTGTATGAAAACCGCTTTGGGTTCACTGAGCCATTAGTGAAGATGGGTGCTACTGTTCAGTTGTATCGTGAATGCTTAGGTTCTCTGCCATGCCGTTTCGAACAGCATAATTTTGAGCATTCTGCCGTTATTTTCGGTCAAACTCCGCTAGAAGGTCGCGATATTGACGTTCCAGATTTACGTGGTGGTTTCTCGCATTTAATTGCAGCTTTAACAGCAACAGGTGAATCAAATGTGCGCGGTATTTCTTTGATTGACCGCGGTTATGCTGATTTCCGTGGCAAACTTGCTGCTTTGGGAGCAGATTTTAATTAA
- the leuC gene encoding 3-isopropylmalate dehydratase large subunit: MGKTMAEKVWQDHLVRTGEDGAPDLIYIDLQLMHEVTSPQAFEGLRLAGRQLRHTELTLATEDHNTPTFNIDQVSPDETSAKQISTLEANCKEFGVRLHPLGDADQGIVHAMGPQLGVTQPGMTIVCGDSHTSTHGAFGALAFGIGTSEVEHVMATQTLSLKPFKTMAINVEGELPPDVTAKDIILAIIAKIGIGGGQGYVFEYRGEAIRKLSMEARMTICNMSIEGGARAGMIAPDETTFEYLKGRPHAPQGEMWDKAVEYWKSLVTDDDAVFDKEITLRADELSPFVTWGTNPGQGIPLNESVPSPEDFADPTDKAAAQSALEYMGLEAGTPMRDIAVDTVFIGSCTNGRIEDLRAAAAIMKGRHKAENLHRVLVVPASSRARLQAEKEGLDKIFLDFGAEWRNAGCSMCLGMNQDQMVAHERAVSTSNRNFEGRQGKGSRTHLASPLVAAATAVRGTISSPSDLEPVSDFAATAMA, from the coding sequence ATGGGAAAAACGATGGCAGAAAAAGTGTGGCAGGATCATCTCGTTCGCACAGGTGAAGATGGTGCTCCTGATCTCATTTATATTGATTTACAGCTGATGCATGAAGTAACAAGTCCTCAGGCATTTGAAGGTTTGCGCTTAGCTGGTCGCCAGCTTCGTCATACGGAGTTGACGCTTGCCACCGAGGATCATAACACTCCAACTTTTAATATTGATCAGGTATCTCCTGACGAAACGAGCGCTAAGCAGATTTCTACGCTTGAAGCCAATTGCAAGGAATTTGGTGTTCGTTTACATCCGCTGGGAGACGCAGACCAAGGTATTGTGCATGCTATGGGTCCACAGTTAGGCGTGACTCAGCCGGGCATGACAATTGTGTGCGGCGATTCGCATACCTCCACGCACGGCGCTTTTGGTGCATTAGCCTTCGGTATAGGAACTTCTGAAGTAGAGCACGTAATGGCCACTCAGACTTTAAGTCTTAAGCCTTTCAAAACGATGGCTATTAATGTGGAGGGTGAGTTACCTCCTGATGTAACTGCCAAAGATATTATTCTGGCTATTATTGCCAAAATTGGTATTGGCGGTGGCCAAGGATACGTCTTTGAATATCGTGGAGAAGCCATTCGTAAGCTGAGCATGGAAGCACGCATGACTATCTGCAATATGTCTATTGAAGGTGGCGCACGTGCGGGCATGATTGCTCCCGATGAAACTACTTTTGAATATCTCAAGGGTCGTCCTCACGCTCCTCAGGGCGAGATGTGGGATAAGGCAGTGGAATATTGGAAGTCCCTCGTCACTGATGATGACGCTGTTTTTGACAAGGAAATTACACTGCGTGCAGATGAGCTGTCTCCATTTGTCACTTGGGGAACAAATCCAGGGCAAGGTATTCCTTTGAATGAGTCTGTGCCTTCACCTGAAGACTTTGCAGATCCAACCGATAAAGCTGCAGCTCAATCAGCTCTGGAATATATGGGTCTAGAAGCTGGCACGCCAATGCGCGATATTGCTGTTGACACTGTTTTTATTGGCTCGTGCACGAATGGTCGCATTGAAGACCTCAGAGCAGCAGCAGCGATTATGAAGGGACGTCATAAGGCAGAAAACTTACATCGCGTGCTGGTCGTTCCTGCTTCATCTCGCGCACGTCTGCAAGCAGAAAAAGAAGGTTTGGATAAAATTTTCCTTGACTTTGGAGCTGAATGGCGTAATGCTGGATGTTCCATGTGCTTGGGTATGAATCAAGATCAGATGGTTGCACATGAACGTGCAGTATCCACCTCTAACCGCAACTTTGAGGGACGCCAAGGTAAGGGAAGTCGCACACATTTGGCATCACCATTGGTGGCAGCTGCTACTGCTGTGCGCGGAACTATCAGCTCCCCGAGTGATTTAGAGCCAGTATCTGATTTTGCAGCAACAGCTATGGCGTAA
- a CDS encoding ABC transporter permease, translating into MASLTKKNSGLHRSHQQSNAPLLRNALSLLLHALPTVLVLCVLGGVWQFSADTHPDVARAFASPSSIAQAIHLNWPTLTMHVSVTIFEAAWGFAIAIVGGIALGVALYLSSLANAAFMPILTTIQTLPLISITPFVLWWFGFDELGKIVLVAVFGAFPIAIQTSRGLRAVPRYFSDVALTCGATRSWTLWHVLIRVAARQIFSGIRIAGTYTIGTAATAEYMGSRRGIGIFLQSAYNSFQAPLVWACTLSIAILTGILMLAIIVAERLLLGGPAEDLID; encoded by the coding sequence ATGGCATCTTTGACGAAGAAAAATTCAGGATTACATCGATCACATCAGCAATCGAACGCACCACTACTACGCAATGCGCTGAGTCTACTTCTTCATGCCCTGCCAACTGTATTAGTGCTATGCGTGTTAGGCGGCGTATGGCAATTCAGCGCAGACACTCATCCCGACGTCGCCCGCGCTTTTGCTTCACCTAGCTCCATTGCACAAGCCATTCATCTGAATTGGCCCACATTAACCATGCATGTAAGCGTCACAATATTTGAAGCTGCGTGGGGCTTTGCCATAGCAATTGTGGGCGGCATTGCTCTAGGAGTTGCCTTATACCTATCTTCCCTAGCAAACGCGGCTTTTATGCCAATTCTCACAACAATTCAAACGCTGCCACTTATTTCTATTACACCTTTTGTTCTGTGGTGGTTTGGATTCGATGAACTGGGAAAAATTGTGTTAGTAGCCGTTTTCGGAGCTTTTCCGATTGCTATTCAGACCTCACGTGGACTTCGTGCTGTTCCGCGCTATTTTTCCGATGTGGCACTCACGTGTGGCGCAACTCGTTCGTGGACGTTATGGCACGTGTTAATTCGTGTGGCGGCACGGCAGATTTTTAGCGGCATTCGCATTGCTGGAACTTACACAATCGGAACGGCGGCAACAGCTGAATACATGGGAAGTCGCCGAGGTATTGGCATCTTCTTGCAATCCGCATACAACTCTTTCCAAGCACCTCTTGTGTGGGCGTGCACCTTATCTATTGCCATTCTGACCGGCATACTCATGCTGGCGATTATTGTTGCAGAACGACTTTTACTTGGCGGCCCTGCTGAGGATCTCATTGATTAG
- a CDS encoding IclR family transcriptional regulator, producing MVKSGVGVLDKAALILDTLEKEPCSLAQLVNATGLARPTTHRLAIALERHRFISRDQQGRFTVGARFAELATVAGEDRLLASAEPILQTLLERTGESAQIYRRQGDQRVCIAAVERTSGLRDSIPVGAMLSMEAGSAAHILLAWEDNEHLHQGLRHAQFTAQTLNNVRRRGWSESINEREKGVCSVSAPIRNAAGHVIAAISISGPVDRMGISPGRHYAPLVMKAGRYLSEAMSRAKAA from the coding sequence ATGGTCAAGTCCGGCGTGGGAGTGCTCGATAAAGCAGCCTTAATTCTCGACACGCTGGAGAAAGAGCCGTGCTCACTTGCTCAATTAGTGAACGCCACAGGATTAGCACGCCCAACAACCCATCGTTTAGCTATTGCTTTGGAGCGTCACCGTTTTATTTCTCGCGATCAGCAAGGTCGCTTTACTGTGGGAGCCCGTTTTGCTGAGCTGGCAACAGTGGCTGGCGAAGATCGTCTGCTTGCTTCTGCTGAACCTATTTTGCAGACTTTACTGGAGAGGACTGGCGAATCTGCTCAGATTTACCGTCGTCAAGGCGATCAGCGCGTGTGTATTGCCGCGGTTGAACGCACCAGCGGTTTACGCGACTCCATTCCAGTAGGCGCCATGTTGTCTATGGAAGCGGGATCTGCTGCTCATATTCTGCTGGCATGGGAAGATAATGAACACTTACATCAAGGTTTACGCCACGCTCAGTTTACTGCTCAGACTTTGAATAATGTACGTCGCCGCGGCTGGAGTGAATCTATTAACGAGCGCGAAAAAGGCGTATGCTCGGTATCTGCTCCAATTCGCAACGCAGCTGGACACGTTATTGCCGCTATTTCAATTTCTGGCCCTGTCGACCGTATGGGAATTTCACCGGGTCGTCATTATGCTCCTTTGGTTATGAAAGCAGGCCGTTATTTGAGTGAAGCCATGTCCCGAGCAAAGGCAGCCTAA
- the leuD gene encoding 3-isopropylmalate dehydratase small subunit encodes MEKLTVFTGTGVPLRRSSVDTDQIIPAVFLKRVTRTGFEDALFYAWRRDPSFILNQDSYKNGSVLVTGPDFGIGSSREHAVWALHDYGFRVVIAPRFADIFYGNTAKNGVLAALMPMESIELLWKLLEEEPGLSITVNLEERTVSCADVTLPFEVDDYVRWRLMNGYDDIDLTLQHEDDIDAYEKMRATKFPFKPKTIPALTTPSEPVSSAPEVVVPWDGPLSDR; translated from the coding sequence ATGGAAAAGCTCACTGTTTTCACAGGAACAGGCGTGCCGCTGAGGCGCTCAAGCGTGGATACTGATCAGATTATTCCTGCAGTATTTTTGAAGCGCGTAACGCGAACAGGTTTTGAAGATGCTCTGTTTTACGCATGGCGTCGTGATCCATCTTTTATTTTGAACCAAGATTCATATAAGAACGGCTCAGTATTAGTTACAGGTCCTGATTTTGGTATTGGATCCTCACGCGAACATGCTGTATGGGCATTGCATGATTACGGCTTCCGCGTTGTTATTGCGCCACGATTTGCCGATATTTTCTACGGTAATACAGCAAAAAATGGTGTGCTGGCTGCTCTTATGCCAATGGAATCCATTGAATTGCTCTGGAAACTCTTGGAAGAAGAGCCAGGTTTATCTATTACTGTCAATTTGGAAGAACGCACAGTAAGCTGCGCAGACGTCACCCTGCCTTTTGAAGTGGATGATTATGTGCGCTGGCGTTTGATGAATGGATATGACGATATCGATTTAACCTTGCAACATGAGGACGATATTGACGCATATGAGAAGATGCGTGCTACTAAGTTCCCATTCAAGCCAAAAACTATTCCTGCTCTTACTACGCCTTCCGAGCCAGTATCGTCGGCTCCAGAAGTGGTAGTGCCATGGGACGGTCCGCTTTCTGATAGGTAA
- a CDS encoding histidine phosphatase family protein translates to MSTQNIWQVSQEPRALQTEHAAQCTTVHLVRHGEVYNPDHLLYERLPGFHLSERGERMAHATGRYLASKPETSCPTAIFSSPLDRTIDTVTAIVQELGILHNDDDIYSVVTTDERIIEARNEFRGKRIGHGEGALWKNGNWKLVRNLWRPSWGESYQEIAARVQDFVFEKVDEYAGGQVIAVSHESPIWSFRCLLEKGRPEHNMLLRKTALASVTSFTFEVGTHKLVCIEYADPAADVQ, encoded by the coding sequence ATGAGCACGCAGAATATCTGGCAAGTGAGTCAAGAGCCACGCGCATTACAAACAGAGCATGCAGCACAATGCACAACGGTACATTTAGTGCGTCATGGAGAAGTATATAACCCAGACCATCTGCTCTATGAACGTTTGCCGGGTTTTCACCTTTCTGAACGCGGTGAGCGCATGGCGCATGCAACAGGTCGATACCTCGCCAGCAAGCCGGAAACGAGCTGCCCAACGGCAATTTTTTCATCACCACTTGATCGCACCATTGACACAGTAACAGCAATTGTGCAAGAGTTGGGAATCCTGCACAACGATGATGATATTTACAGCGTTGTGACCACTGATGAGCGCATTATCGAAGCGCGTAACGAGTTCCGAGGAAAACGCATTGGGCACGGTGAAGGTGCGCTGTGGAAAAACGGTAACTGGAAGCTTGTGCGCAATCTATGGCGTCCGAGCTGGGGAGAAAGCTATCAAGAAATAGCCGCACGAGTGCAAGATTTTGTATTCGAAAAAGTTGACGAATATGCAGGCGGTCAGGTTATTGCTGTGTCCCACGAATCTCCTATTTGGTCTTTCCGCTGTCTGTTAGAAAAAGGACGTCCCGAACACAATATGTTGCTGCGCAAAACCGCGCTCGCATCGGTGACCAGTTTTACTTTCGAAGTTGGAACGCACAAACTTGTGTGTATTGAATATGCTGACCCTGCAGCTGACGTACAATAA